A stretch of DNA from Ferviditalea candida:
TTCGAATCTATGCGCATAATTTTGCGGGTCCGCTTTCCAGGACGTAAGCAAAGCGGTATCCTTGCTAGCGATTTTGCCCATCTGCAGCGCCGTTGGAAGCAGCATCGAATAATTCGTCAATGTATGAAGGGGAATATTCTGATTCGCAAATGCTTCCGCCGCCGACTCCAATTCGTAAGTAAAAATCGCCAGCACGCCAAGAACCTCTCCGCCGGCTTCTTTTACGGCTTCGGCCACCTTCAGAGAGCTTCCGCCGGTCGAAACCAGATCCTCGATGACTACTGTTTTCTGCCCTGGCTTAAGCAGTCCCTCAATCCGGTTTTCCTTGCCGTGGCCTTTCGCCTTGTCGCGCACATAGACCATCGGCAGCTTCAATTTCTGCGCAACCCAAGCCGCGTGCGGAATACCCCCCGTAGCGGCGCCGGCGATCAATTCGGCATCGGGATGGTACTGCTTGATCAGGGTAACGAATCCGTCGGCAATCATTTCGCGGATCTCCGGATAGGAAATGGTCAGCCGGTTGTCGCAGTAGATCGGCGATTTCATGCCCGATGCCCACGTAAAAGGCTCGTTGGGGCGAAGCACCACCGCACCGATTTTCAGCAGCGCTTCGGCTATGTCGATCGCAATCTGTTCTTTCAGATTCATGGTTCGGACAACTCCTTTATGATCGATTCCAACGCTTGGCGGGGATTGTCAGCAGTCGTGATCGGCCGGCCGATCACGATGTAGTCCGCCCCCTGCGCAAAGGCTTGCTTCGGGGACATGATCCGAAACTGGTCTCCGATGGCGGAGCCATGCGGGCGAATTCCCGGTACGATCGTCAGAAAAGACGATCCGCAGGTCTGCTTGATGGCCGCAACCTCCAACGGGGAGGTGACCACTCCGTTCAGGCCCGCTTGCTTCGCCAGATTTGCGTAGTGCAGGACGGATTCTTCCACATTGCCGGGAATACCGATTTCCGAGTTCAAAACAATCTGGGATGTGCTGGTCAGCTGCGTCACCGCGATCACAATCGGCCGCTGTATCCCCACTCGTGCGGAAAGCGCCGTATCGATCCCCTCGAGTGCGGCTTCCATCATACGGCTGCCGCCCGCCGCATGGACGTTGAACATATCAACGCCGAGACGGGTAATGCTGTCGGCGGCTCCCTTCACCGTGTTTGGGATATCGTGCAGCTTCAAATCAAGAAAGACGCGATAGCCCTGCTCCTTCAGCATGAGAATAAATTGCGGACCTGAAGCATAAAACAGCTGCATGCCCACTTTCAAGTAGCAGGGGATGCCCTTCAGTTCGCTCAGCAGCTTTTTGGCATCCGACGGATGGGGCACATCCAGCGCCACAATGATTTTCTCGGCAATAGCGGTATGCGATTTCATGCTTTGCCCCCTTTTTCCATCTAATTCAATTGATGTGCCGGCATCGCACGCGACGAGAAGTTGATCGTTTCCATCATGTTCAAGAGCGCCCGCACCGTATCCAGCGAAGTCATGCAGACAACGCCGTTTTCCACAGCTTCGCGGCGGATGCGGAACCCGTCGCGCTCGGGCGTTTTGCCCTTAGTCAGCGTATTGAACACAAACTGCGCTTTGCCGTTGCGGATCAAGTCCAGTATATTCGGCGAACCCTCGCTCAGCTTGTTTACCTTTTGCACGTTCAAGCCTTCCTTCTCGAGAGCCTTGGCGGTTCCCCCGGTTGCGATGATGCTGTACCCGAGAGCATGGAATCCTTTCAGCAGACCGATGGCTTCTTCCTTATCCTTTTCGGCAATGGTCGCGATAATCGAGCCCGCGGCCGGAATTTTCATTCCGGAGCCGATCAGCCCTTTATACAGCGCTTTGGCAAACTGCACATCACGGCCCATGACTTCCCCTGTCGATTTCATCTCCGGCCCCAGAGTCGTATCCACCCGGCGCAATTTGGCGAACGAGAAGACGGGAACCTTGACCGACACATAATTGTCCTCCGGCCACAGCCCTTCGCGGTAGCCGAGATCGCTGAGCTTCTGCCCGAGGATGGCCCGGGTCGCGATGTTGGCCATCGGAATGTTGGTCACCTTGCTCAAGAACGGCACAGTCCTGGAGGAGCGCGGATTGACTTCAATGACATAAACCGAATCCTGATGGATGACGAACTGAATATTGACCAGACCGACGGTTTTCAGTTCCTTGGCGATCCGTATGGTGATATCCACCATCTGCTGCTGAATCCGCTGCGGGATCGATTGCGGCGGATAGACTGCAATCGAGTCGCCGGAGTGGACGCCTGCCCGTTCCACATGCTCCATAATGCCCGGGATCAGGACGGTTTCGCCGTCGCAGATCGCGTCGACTTCCGCTTCTTTGCCCAGCAAATAGCGGTCGATCAGCACTGGATGATCCGGATTGATTTTGACGGCCTGCTCCATATAGCTCAACAATTCTTCGTTGGAATAGACGATTTCCATCGCTCTGCCGCCAAGTACATAGGATGGCCGAACCAGGACGGGATATCCGAGGCGGGAGGCAGCCCCGACCGCTTCATCGACGGATGTCACCGTCACTCCCGGCGGTTGGGCGATATTCAATCTGTTCAGCAAGGCTTCGAATTTTTTGCGGTCTTCTGCCTCATCGATGCTGTTCAGGCTCGTCCCGAGAATCTTGACGCCCGCCTTTGACAGAGGAGCAGCCAGATTGATTGCAGTTTGTCCGCCGAATTGGACGATGACCCCGATCGGTTTTTCCTGTTCAATTACATTCATGACGTCCTCGAGGAACAGAGGCTCGAAGTACAGGCGATCCGATGTGTTGAAGTCGGTGGACACCGTTTCCGGATTGTTGTTGATGATGACCGCTTCATAGCCGGCATCCTGAATCGCCCAGACGGCATGCACCGTCGAATAGTCGAACTCGATACCCTGACCGATGCGGATCGGTCCCGAGCCGAGCACAACCACCTTTTCCTTGCGGCTTGCCGTCACTTCATTCTCCGTCTCGTATGTTGAGTAATAATACGGAGTGGAGGCTTCGAATTCGGCCGCGCAGGTGTCCACCATTTTGTAAACCGGCCGTATGTTGTTCTTCAGCCGGTACTCCCTCACTTCACTCTCGGCTGTGAGCGGCAGACCCGGATTGCCGATTTTGCGGATTTCAGCGATGGCGCGGTCGGCGAACCCTTTGCGCTTGGCCTCCAAAAGCATCTCAGGAGATAAAATATCCGTGTTCTTCAAGGTCGTTTCAAATTCCACAAGACCTTTGATCTTATTCAAAAACCACCAGTCGATTTTCGTCAGATCGTTTAACTGGAGCACATTGTAGCCTCTGCGGAACGCTTCGGCCACAAGGAACAGGCGCTCGTCGTCAGGCTTTTGCAGGCGCTGCTCGAGCGTCTCCCGATCAAGCAGCT
This window harbors:
- the pyrE gene encoding orotate phosphoribosyltransferase, translated to MNLKEQIAIDIAEALLKIGAVVLRPNEPFTWASGMKSPIYCDNRLTISYPEIREMIADGFVTLIKQYHPDAELIAGAATGGIPHAAWVAQKLKLPMVYVRDKAKGHGKENRIEGLLKPGQKTVVIEDLVSTGGSSLKVAEAVKEAGGEVLGVLAIFTYELESAAEAFANQNIPLHTLTNYSMLLPTALQMGKIASKDTALLTSWKADPQNYAHRFE
- the carB gene encoding carbamoyl-phosphate synthase large subunit yields the protein MPKNESLKKILVIGSGPIVIGQAAEFDYAGTQACQALKEEGLEVVLINSNPATIMTDTNMADKVYIEPITPDFVAQIIRQEKPDGLLPTLGGQTGLNMAVELAKSGVLDQENVKLLGTQLNAIEKAEDRDLFRELMRELEQPVPDSAIVTTVAQAVDFGGEIGYPIIVRPAYTLGGTGGGIANTQEELIEIVTAGIRYSPIGQCLVEKSIAGMKEVEYEVMRDANDNCIVVCNMENIDPVGVHTGDSIVVAPSQTLSDREYQMLRAASLKIIRALNIEGGCNVQFALDPHSYQYYVIEVNPRVSRSSALASKATGYPIAKMAAKIAVGYTLDELLNPVTGQTYACFEPTLDYVVSKIPRWPFDKFTSANRKLGTQMKATGEVMAIGRTFEESIQKAVRSLEIGVNRLYLKEAELLDRETLEQRLQKPDDERLFLVAEAFRRGYNVLQLNDLTKIDWWFLNKIKGLVEFETTLKNTDILSPEMLLEAKRKGFADRAIAEIRKIGNPGLPLTAESEVREYRLKNNIRPVYKMVDTCAAEFEASTPYYYSTYETENEVTASRKEKVVVLGSGPIRIGQGIEFDYSTVHAVWAIQDAGYEAVIINNNPETVSTDFNTSDRLYFEPLFLEDVMNVIEQEKPIGVIVQFGGQTAINLAAPLSKAGVKILGTSLNSIDEAEDRKKFEALLNRLNIAQPPGVTVTSVDEAVGAASRLGYPVLVRPSYVLGGRAMEIVYSNEELLSYMEQAVKINPDHPVLIDRYLLGKEAEVDAICDGETVLIPGIMEHVERAGVHSGDSIAVYPPQSIPQRIQQQMVDITIRIAKELKTVGLVNIQFVIHQDSVYVIEVNPRSSRTVPFLSKVTNIPMANIATRAILGQKLSDLGYREGLWPEDNYVSVKVPVFSFAKLRRVDTTLGPEMKSTGEVMGRDVQFAKALYKGLIGSGMKIPAAGSIIATIAEKDKEEAIGLLKGFHALGYSIIATGGTAKALEKEGLNVQKVNKLSEGSPNILDLIRNGKAQFVFNTLTKGKTPERDGFRIRREAVENGVVCMTSLDTVRALLNMMETINFSSRAMPAHQLN
- the pyrF gene encoding orotidine-5'-phosphate decarboxylase, which codes for MKSHTAIAEKIIVALDVPHPSDAKKLLSELKGIPCYLKVGMQLFYASGPQFILMLKEQGYRVFLDLKLHDIPNTVKGAADSITRLGVDMFNVHAAGGSRMMEAALEGIDTALSARVGIQRPIVIAVTQLTSTSQIVLNSEIGIPGNVEESVLHYANLAKQAGLNGVVTSPLEVAAIKQTCGSSFLTIVPGIRPHGSAIGDQFRIMSPKQAFAQGADYIVIGRPITTADNPRQALESIIKELSEP